The genomic segment CCACGACGCGCTCGAGAGCGCCCCAGATCGCGTCGCCGGTATCGATGGTGCGGCTCAACAGTCTCCCGTTCAAAAGGGGGGCCGCAGCGGTGCGGCGCGAGACCGATGGGGAGTGCAGCGTCCGATCTCTGACCTCGATATTAGTACATTTGTTCGAATGTGGCAAGCATCGCGGAAGGCTGACTTGCTCACGGCCGGCCGTGGTATCGCGGCGTTGCGCCGAGCGATGTCAGCTCAGCGCGGGCCTCTCAGCTCGAGCGCCCACGCCGGCGGGAGGAGCCGGGCCGGCCGCGGTCACGGCGTTCGCCCGGCCGCCCTCGGGCGCGAGTCGGGCGGTTTCAGGCGCCCTTGAGACGCTCCGCGAGGTATGCGTGCAGGCCCTCCAGCGGAACGCGCTCCTGCCCCATCGTGTCGCGGTCGCGCACCGTGACGGCGCGGTCGTCGAGGGAGTCGAAGTCGACCGTGACGCAGAACGGCGTGCCGATCTCGTCCTGGCGACGGTAGCGCCGGCCGATGGCGCCGGCGTCGTCGAAGTCGATGTTCCACTGGCCGCGTAGCGTCTCGGCGACCTCGCGTGCGATCGGCGAGAGCTGCTCGTTGCGCGACAGCGGCAGGACCGCGACCTTCACCGGCGCCAGGCGCGGGTCGAGCTTGAGCACGGTGCGGGTGTCGGTGCCGCCCTTGGCGTTCGGCGCCTCCTCCTCGTGATACGCGTCGACGAGGAACGCCATCATGCTGCGGGTGAGGCCGAACGACGGCTCGATCACGTAGGGGATGTACTTCTCCCCCGACGCCTGGTCGAAGTACGTGAGCGACTGGCCCGAGGCCTCGGAGTGCGAGCCGAGGTCGTAGTCGGTGCGGTTGGCCACACCCATCAGCTCGCCCCACTCCTTGCCCGGGAAGCCGAAGCGGTACTCGAGGTCGATCGTGCCGTCGGAGTAGTGCGCGCGCTCGTCCTCGGGAACGTCGAAGCGGCGCATGTTGGCCGGATCGATGCCGAGGTCTGTGAACCAGTCCCAGCACTCGTCCACCCAGTGCTCGAACCACTCCTGCGCGTCCGCCGGCGGCACGAAGTACTCGATCTCCATCTGCTCGAACTCGCGGGTGCGGAAGATGAAGTTGCCGGGCGTGATCTCGTTGCGGAACGCCTTGCCGACCTGGCCGATGCCGAAGGGCGGCTTCTTGCGGCTCGCGGTGAGCACGTTCGAGAAGTTCACGAAGATGCCCTGCGCGGTCTCGGGGCGCAGGTAGTGCAGGCCCGACTCGTCGTCCACCACGCCGAGGTACGTCTTCACCAGGCCCGAGAACGCCTTCGGCTCGGTGTACTGGCCTTTGGTGCCGCAGTTCGGGCACGGCACGTCGGCGAGGCCGTTCTCGGCCTTGCGGCCCTTGCGCGCCTCGAAGTCCTCGAGGAGGTTGTCGGCACGGAAGCGCTTGTGGCACTGCAGGCACTCCACGAGCGGGTCGGTGAAGG from the Microbacterium atlanticum genome contains:
- a CDS encoding glycine--tRNA ligase, with the protein product MAEQSRLDKVISLARHRGFVFQAGEIYGGSRSAWDYGPLGTELKENIRRQWWQTFVRGRGDMVGLDSSIILPKRVWEASGHVATFTDPLVECLQCHKRFRADNLLEDFEARKGRKAENGLADVPCPNCGTKGQYTEPKAFSGLVKTYLGVVDDESGLHYLRPETAQGIFVNFSNVLTASRKKPPFGIGQVGKAFRNEITPGNFIFRTREFEQMEIEYFVPPADAQEWFEHWVDECWDWFTDLGIDPANMRRFDVPEDERAHYSDGTIDLEYRFGFPGKEWGELMGVANRTDYDLGSHSEASGQSLTYFDQASGEKYIPYVIEPSFGLTRSMMAFLVDAYHEEEAPNAKGGTDTRTVLKLDPRLAPVKVAVLPLSRNEQLSPIAREVAETLRGQWNIDFDDAGAIGRRYRRQDEIGTPFCVTVDFDSLDDRAVTVRDRDTMGQERVPLEGLHAYLAERLKGA